From Kingella potus, a single genomic window includes:
- a CDS encoding DUF7716 domain-containing protein, which translates to MIKFIGIKNLIDSKENLSDYGFIYTLRNDDVETREGLLKCTFLLPENENDELLIESNKDYKNWLESPTFTDVVNNYMENHSDAATHSLINAVLHYWNHDDFLD; encoded by the coding sequence ATGATTAAATTTATCGGAATTAAAAATTTAATTGATTCAAAAGAAAATCTTTCAGACTACGGTTTCATTTATACATTAAGAAACGATGATGTAGAAACCCGCGAAGGATTGCTCAAGTGTACTTTTTTACTACCGGAAAATGAAAATGACGAGCTCCTTATAGAAAGCAATAAAGATTATAAAAATTGGTTGGAATCTCCGACATTTACCGATGTAGTTAATAACTACATGGAAAACCATTCTGATGCCGCAACACATTCTTTAATTAATGCAGTTTTACATTATTGGAATCATGATGATTTTTTAGATTAA
- the trmA gene encoding tRNA (uridine(54)-C5)-methyltransferase TrmA, producing the protein MHGSDYIRQLDDKAAFLRRLFADIDMPGWEIFPSPEQHYRMRAEFRIWHEGGTIRYAMFERGRKAGGASVVRLTQFSAASAAINALMPELLAALSAEEVLHKRLFQCEFLSTLSSDMLVSLIYHRKLDDAWRTAAEALQQRCGIALIGRSKGQKIVLSRDFVSEAFLVNGQLFRYRQPEGGFSQPNAAVCVKMLEWACGCAQGLGGDLLELYCGNGNFTLPLARHFRRVLATEVSKTSVQAAQWNIEANGADNIRIARLSAEEFAQAASGSREFRRLREQGISLADYAFSTVFVDPPRAGVDEATLRLLQNFDNIIYISCNPETLRANLDLLLATHDIKAAALFDQFPFTPHIESGVLLRRKAV; encoded by the coding sequence ATGCACGGCTCCGACTACATCCGCCAGCTCGACGATAAAGCCGCTTTTCTCCGCCGTCTGTTTGCGGACATCGACATGCCCGGCTGGGAGATATTCCCTTCGCCGGAGCAGCATTACAGGATGCGTGCCGAATTCCGTATCTGGCACGAGGGCGGCACAATCCGTTACGCGATGTTCGAACGCGGCAGGAAAGCCGGCGGAGCATCGGTGGTGCGTCTGACGCAGTTTTCTGCCGCATCTGCCGCCATCAACGCCCTGATGCCCGAGCTGCTTGCCGCTCTGTCTGCCGAAGAGGTGCTGCACAAGCGACTGTTCCAATGCGAATTTCTTTCCACATTGTCGAGCGATATGCTGGTCAGCCTGATTTACCACCGCAAACTTGACGATGCGTGGCGGACGGCGGCGGAAGCCTTGCAGCAGCGGTGTGGTATCGCCCTTATCGGCCGCAGCAAAGGGCAGAAAATTGTATTGTCGCGCGATTTCGTAAGCGAAGCCTTCCTTGTAAACGGACAGTTGTTCCGCTACCGCCAGCCCGAAGGCGGCTTCAGCCAGCCCAATGCGGCGGTGTGCGTCAAAATGCTCGAATGGGCGTGCGGCTGTGCGCAAGGCTTGGGCGGCGACCTGCTCGAGCTTTATTGCGGCAACGGCAATTTTACCCTGCCTCTGGCGCGGCATTTCCGCCGCGTGCTGGCTACGGAGGTCTCGAAAACCTCCGTACAGGCCGCGCAATGGAATATCGAGGCGAACGGGGCGGACAATATCCGCATCGCGCGGCTGTCGGCGGAGGAGTTTGCCCAAGCGGCTTCGGGCAGCCGCGAGTTCCGCCGCCTGCGGGAGCAGGGCATCAGCTTGGCCGATTACGCGTTTTCCACCGTATTCGTCGATCCGCCGCGTGCGGGCGTGGACGAGGCTACTCTGCGTCTGCTGCAAAATTTCGACAACATCATCTATATTTCCTGCAATCCGGAAACCCTGCGCGCCAATCTCGATCTGCTGCTGGCGACACATGACATAAAAGCCGCCGCCCTGTTCGACCAGTTTCCGTTTACCCCGCATATCGAAAGCGGCGTGCTGCTGCGGCGCAAGGCCGTCTGA
- a CDS encoding DUF4298 domain-containing protein — MSPTTEQAQQRIDEIQALYRRWLQLLPQLEAARQQWRQAAQIMAELDKFYAEEYMEYADAVSDGLPVSLRTEGEYSVLGEDTLFDAFGDYNRLAWQQLRDATAALDPANRAPTCPEAV, encoded by the coding sequence ATGTCCCCCACCACCGAACAGGCGCAGCAGCGCATCGATGAAATCCAAGCACTTTACCGCCGCTGGCTGCAACTTCTGCCCCAACTCGAAGCCGCACGGCAGCAATGGCGGCAGGCAGCGCAAATCATGGCCGAACTCGATAAATTTTACGCGGAAGAATATATGGAATACGCCGATGCCGTTTCAGACGGCCTACCCGTTTCGCTGCGTACCGAAGGCGAATACAGCGTATTGGGCGAAGACACGCTGTTTGACGCGTTCGGCGACTACAACCGCCTCGCATGGCAGCAACTGCGCGACGCAACCGCCGCACTCGACCCCGCAAACCGCGCTCCTACCTGCCCTGAGGCCGTCTGA
- a CDS encoding response regulator transcription factor: protein MSRVLLVDDDAVLTELLTEYLTAEGLEVRSVPDGEAGVNEILAGQYDVVVLDSMMPKMNGLDVLKTVRAQSSIPIIMLTAKGDDIDRIIGLEMGADDYVPKPSTPRELLARINAILRRAQHTHDQSNVSNSISVSNVTLHPSKRQAAVGDAPLELTSTEFNLLEVLMRHAGQVVSKETLSIEALDRKLAKFDRSIDVHISSIRHKLGDPSLIQTVRGLGYLFVKN from the coding sequence ATGAGTCGCGTATTATTAGTAGATGACGATGCCGTACTGACCGAGCTTTTGACTGAATACCTGACCGCCGAAGGCTTGGAAGTGCGCAGCGTTCCCGACGGCGAGGCAGGGGTAAACGAAATCCTGGCCGGCCAGTACGACGTAGTGGTTTTGGATTCCATGATGCCGAAAATGAACGGTTTGGACGTATTGAAAACCGTGCGCGCCCAAAGCAGCATCCCCATCATCATGCTCACCGCCAAAGGCGACGACATCGACCGCATTATCGGCTTGGAAATGGGCGCGGACGACTATGTACCCAAGCCCAGCACCCCGCGCGAGCTGCTGGCCCGCATCAACGCCATCCTGCGCCGCGCCCAGCACACGCACGACCAAAGCAATGTTTCCAACAGCATTTCCGTCAGCAACGTTACCCTGCATCCCTCCAAACGCCAGGCCGCCGTCGGCGATGCGCCGCTGGAACTGACCAGCACCGAATTCAACCTTTTGGAAGTGCTGATGCGCCACGCCGGCCAGGTTGTCAGCAAAGAAACCCTGTCCATAGAAGCCCTCGACCGCAAACTGGCCAAGTTCGACCGCAGCATCGATGTGCACATTTCCAGCATCCGCCACAAACTCGGCGATCCTTCGCTGATCCAAACCGTGCGCGGCTTGGGTTATCTGTTCGTGAAAAACTGA